One Paramisgurnus dabryanus chromosome 9, PD_genome_1.1, whole genome shotgun sequence DNA segment encodes these proteins:
- the bmp16 gene encoding bone morphogenetic protein 16, whose translation MSNMFPASLLVLMILLLPQASSGHQGDPSQTNGNLVPPLEPSLAHTIQKLLLTRLGLQSHPNPSPEARVPQYLLNLYRFHTQQYHLIEDPEFSYPSQHVQGANTVRCFHHTELQSSSEENEEAVDRLRIAFNLSSIPSDETVVSAELRFLQEGPDVNSHTVSLYLSDTDPASKPGLLHSRRLTRDKKSTAELWETFPLHGDVFKSISEKSGSLSFILHVVADNSSLPTEKHLRVRRSAGQDEPSWARQRPLLVTYNHDGRSEPFVPLKKRTPAGRRGRGRWTGGKFRANRGQGLDVGWQGGWNEKRVKRNGGRAAKLKRLSRARCRRHPLYVDFKDVGWNKWIVAPSGYDAFFCLGECRFPLADHMNSSSHAMVQTLVNSVNGAVPRACCVPTALSPIALLYLDQEERVVLKNYQDMVVEGCGCR comes from the exons GTCCAACATGTTCCCTGCTAGCCTACTGGTTCTGATGATCCTGCTGCTACCTCAAGCCTCATCAGGTCACCAGGGGGATCCCAGTCAGACTAATGGAAACCTGGTCCCCCCTCTGGAGCCTAGTTTGGCCCACACCATTCAGAAACTTCTGCTGACTCGCCTGGGTCTACAGTCACACCCTAACCCCAGTCCGGAGGCACGGGTGCCCCAGTATCTTCTGAACCTGTACAGATTTCACACTCAGCAGTACCATCTCATTGAAGACCCAGAGTTTAGCTACCCCTCCCAGCATGTGCAAGGAGCCAACACGGTCCGATGCTTTCACCACACAg AGCTACAGAGTTCTTCAGAAGAGAACGAAGAGGCAGTCGACCGCTTACGCATTGCTTTCAATCTATCTTCCATTCCATCAGACGAGACTGTGGTGTCGGCAGAACTACGCTTCCTGCAGGAAGGACCAGACGTAAATTCTCACACGGTCAGCCTTTACCTCTCCGACACTGACCCTGCATCAAAACCCGGACTTCTCCATTCACGTCGACTGACCAGAGACAAAAAGTCAACCGCAGAACTCTGGGAAACCTTTCCGCTGCATGGAGATGTGTTCAAGAGTATATCTGAGAAGTCTGGGAGCCTATCTTTCATTCTGCATGTTGTTGCAGATAACAGCAGTCTTCCGACAGAGAAACATCTGCGTGTGCGCAGGTCAGCGGGGCAGGATGAGCCCAGCTGGGCGAGGCAGAGACCCCTACTGGTAACTTACAACCACGATGGGCGCAGCGAACCGTTCGTACCCCTCAAAAAGCGGACCCCTGCTGGTAGACGAGGCAGAGGCAGATGGACTGGGGGCAAGTTTAGGGCTAACAGGGGTCAGGGCTTGGATGTGGGCTGGCAGGGGGGCTGGAATGAAAAGCGGGTGAAACGCAACGGAGGGAGGGCGGCAAAGCTCAAACGCCTCTCGCGTGCACGCTGCCGTCGACACCCGCTGTATGTGGACTTCAAAGACGTGGGCTGGAATAAATGGATCGTGGCCCCGTCCGGTTACGATGCTTTCTTTTGTCTGGGAGAGTGCCGCTTCCCACTGGCTGACCATATGAATTCTTCCAGCCATGCTATGGTGCAGACGCTGGTGAACTCTGTGAACGGGGCCGTGCCGCGGGCCTGCTGCGTGCCCACTGCCCTCAGCCCTATTGCTCTCCTCTATCTAGACCAAGAGGAACGTGTGGTGTTAAAAAACTACCAAGATATGGTGGTGGAGGGGTGCGGTTGTCGATAG